In a genomic window of Bacillales bacterium:
- a CDS encoding class I SAM-dependent methyltransferase, which produces MKRWFPKLYDPLMASLETKTFKPIRTRLIGDAGGQVLEIGAGTGVNFAFYKMAEQVTAIEPNPEMLKRAQPKKRQASVAIHAELGNAEQLNFPENAFDTVVGTLVFCTIANPEKALDEIRRVLNPGGRLLLLEHVRMEDRLLGKAQDLLTPVWRRLCDGCHLNRNTLRVVKEAGFREEHVESFSRGLYFSGVFLNQP; this is translated from the coding sequence GTGAAAAGATGGTTTCCGAAACTGTATGATCCGTTGATGGCTTCGCTTGAAACTAAGACATTCAAGCCGATCCGCACCCGGTTGATCGGGGATGCCGGCGGACAGGTGCTCGAAATCGGTGCAGGAACAGGCGTCAACTTTGCCTTTTACAAAATGGCGGAACAAGTGACGGCCATCGAACCGAATCCGGAGATGCTGAAAAGGGCGCAACCGAAGAAGCGCCAAGCGTCGGTTGCCATTCATGCCGAACTTGGAAACGCGGAACAGCTCAATTTTCCTGAGAATGCCTTTGATACGGTCGTCGGTACGCTTGTCTTTTGCACGATAGCGAACCCTGAAAAAGCCCTTGACGAAATTCGCCGCGTACTCAATCCCGGCGGCCGCCTGTTGTTGCTCGAGCATGTTCGTATGGAGGATCGGCTGCTCGGGAAGGCGCAAGATCTCCTAACCCCGGTATGGCGGCGGCTTTGCGACGGCTGTCACTTGAATCGAAATACACTGAGAGTCGTTAAGGAAGCAGGTTTTCGCGAGGAACA